A window of the Fusarium poae strain DAOMC 252244 chromosome 3, whole genome shotgun sequence genome harbors these coding sequences:
- a CDS encoding hypothetical protein (TransMembrane:10 (o38-57i69-91o111-133i140-160o172-203i224-243o255-279i286-307o313-330i359-377o)~BUSCO:29747at5125): protein MSADEKIRVSGETPRSTTPVLPTVNPGLEKSKPAGASIHPTFYVIAWIGFSSSVILFNKWLLDTLNFRYPVILTTYHLTFSTVITQIMARWTPYLDGRKTVKMTARVYVRAVVPIGIFFSLSLICGNLTYLYLSVAFIQMLKATTPVAVLISGWILGVSAPNLKQFLNVSAIVVGVIIASMGEIHFVTVGVLFQMGGIVFEALRLTMVQRLLSSADYKMDPLVSLYYFAPICAVMNGVVALIWEVPNCTMAEVYHVGLFTFFLNGLCAFMLNVSVVFLIGKTSAVVLTLCGVLKDILLVGASMMIWGTQVTPLQFFGYSIALGGMVYYKLGYEQIKGHIADANRQWADFGARKPVLRKVTVLVATAFLIFTLFGGFAPSYSSEVDPTTLANEVSNRFGINDAQHV from the exons ATGTCGGCCGACGAGAAGATTCGAGTCTCTGGAGAGACGCCTCGTTCGACTACTCCTGTTCTTCCTACGGTTAACCCCGGTCTCGAGAAGTCAAAGCCCGCTGGCGCTTCTATTCACCCTACTTTCTACGTTAT CGCCTGGATCGGTTTCTCTTCATCTGTCATTCTGTTCAACAAATGGCTCCTCGATACCCTCAACTTCC GTTACCCGGTCATTCTAACGACCTACCACTTGACTTTTTCGACCGTCATTACTCAGATTATGGCCCGATGGACTCCCTACCTTGACGGCCGCAAGACCGTTAAGATGACCGCTCGCGTTTACGTCCGTGCTGTCGTTCCTATCGGCATCTTCTTCAGCTTGAGTTTGATTTGCGGAAATTTGACGTACCTCTATCTCTCAGTCGCTTTCATTCAGATGCTCAAGGCTACTACACCCGTCGCTGTTCTCATCTCTGGCTGGATCCTGGGTGTTTCTGCTCCCAATCTGAAGCAGTTCCTCAATGTCTCAGCCATTGTTGTCGGTGTCATCATTGCGTCCATGGGCGAAATCCACTTTGTGACCGTTGGTGTGCTGTTCCAGATGGGCGGTATCGTCTTCGAGGCTCTCCGACTCACCATGGTCCAGCGTCTTCTCAGCTCTGCTGACTACAAGATGGACCCTCTCGTCTCCCTGTACTACTTTGCTCCTATCTGCGCTGTCATGAACGGTGTTGTCGCCCTCATCTGGGAGGTCCCCAACTGCACAATGGCCGAGGTTTACCACGTTGGCCTGTTCACTTTCTTCCTGAACGGTCTCTGCGCTTTCATGCTCAACGTTTCCGTCGTCTTCCTG ATTGGCAAGACTTCCGCTGTCGTCCTTACCCTTTGTGGTGTTctcaaggatatcctccTGGTCGGCGCTTCCATGATGATTTGGGGCACCCAGGTTACTCCTCTCCAGTTCTTTGGTTACTCTATTGCCCTCGGTGGCATGGTCTACTACAAGCTCGGGTATGAGCAGATCAAGGGCCACATTGCTGACGCCAACCGACAATGGGCCGACTTTGGTGCTCGCAAGCCTGTCCTCCGCAAGGTCACTGTCCTTGTTGCTACCGctttcctcatcttcacccTTTTTGGCGGTTTTGCTCCCAGTTACTCTTCTGAGGTCGACCCCACCACATTAGCCAATGAGGTTTCCAACCGCTTCGGTATTAACGATGCTCAGCATGTCTAG
- a CDS encoding hypothetical protein (BUSCO:54796at5125), whose product MKFLKVGRVAIITRGRYAGKKVVIIQPVDNGNKPHPFGHALVAGIERYPSKITRRMSKTRQEKRNKIKPFIKVINYNHLMPTRYTLELEGLKGAVSNDTFKEVSQREDAKKTVKKVLEERYTSGKNRWFFTPLKF is encoded by the exons ATGAAGTTCCTCAAGGTCGGCCGAGTCGCCATCATCACCCGCGGCAGATACGCCGGAAAGAAG GTTGTCATCATCCAGCCCGTTGACAACGGCAACAAGCCTCACCCTTTCGGCCACGCCCTGGTTGCCGGCATTGAGCGATACCCCTCCAAGATCACCCGCCGCATGTCCAAGACCCGCCAGGAGAAGCGAAACAAGATCAAGCCCTTCATCAAGGTCATCAACTACAACCACTTGATGCCCACTCGCTACACTCTCGAGCTCGAGGGTCTCAAGGGTGCCGTCTCCAACGATACCTTCAAGGAGGTTTCTCAGCGCGAGGACGCCAAGAAGACTGTCAAGAAGGTTCTCGAGGAGCGATACACCAGCGGCAAGAACCGATGGTTCTTCACCCCTCTCA AGTTTTAA
- a CDS encoding hypothetical protein (TransMembrane:1 (o6-27i)) — protein MPAAPAYIISRVADPIFGVLIGLSAAATRINREEKDKGRTTQQILEAARRRVGLSSKSS, from the exons ATGCCTGCTGCACCAGCGTACATCATCTCTCGCGTTGCAGACCCGATTTTCGGTGTTCTGATCGGCCTCTCAGCGGCTGCTACCAGGATCAATCGTGAGGAGAAGGATAAAGGTCGAACAACTCAACAGATTCTTGAGGCTGCGCGACG ACGAGTCGGGCTTTCTTCCAAGTCTTCTTGA
- a CDS encoding hypothetical protein (BUSCO:50789at5125): MTSVCLSKHDINILEKIKDPESNPYAGIILDSSLPRDPNITDASVYERVVEKEREIIRSIQSLEAQLKSLAAEEAKDVAVKGYQQSLSAFEGMISEYPNYASARNNRVQILRRLYGDAMLLSDSKDNSMPLIENPGQTERQKAVTTALGDMKVSITLLSPPSTTTPISPQVARTLSMAHTQRAALYLKTARLLQTRSLDIEEALEESKWERLDFEEAASRDLAFGGRYGNPIAKGLAVSVNPTAKLCGQIVREAMKKEYGPSFGN, encoded by the coding sequence ATGACTTCCGTGTGCTTGAGCAAACATGACATCAACATCCTTGAGAAAATCAAGGACCCTGAGTCGAACCCATATGCCGGCATTATCCTTGACTCCTCACTACCCCGCGACCCAAACATCACAGATGCAAGTGTGTACGAGCGGGTAGTCGAAAAAGAACGTGAAATCATTCGTTCTATTCAAAGCCTCGAGGCGCAGCTCAAGAGTCTCGCAGCTGAGGAAGCTAAAGATGTTGCCGTCAAAGGTTATCAGCAAAGCCTTTCAGCATTCGAGGGTATGATTTCTGAGTACCCTAATTATGCCAGCGCCAGAAACAACCGCGTCCAGATCCTGAGGCGATTATATGGCGATGCCATGCTGCTGTCCGATAGCAAGGACAACTCCATGCCTTTGATCGAGAATCCGGGCCAGACTGAAAGACAAAAGGCTGTCACTACAGCTCTGGGGGACATGAAGGTCTCAATTACCCTGCTTTCCCCACCATCAACCACAACACCTATTTCCCCACAGGTCGCACGTACTCTATCAATGGCTCACACCCAACGAGCTGCATTATATCTCAAGACAGCCAGACTATTGCAGACACGTTCACTGGATATCGAAGAGGCTCTCGAAGAATCCAAATGGGAAAGGCTGGACTTTGAGGAGGCTGCGTCTCGGGACCTTGCGTTTGGAGGAAGATATGGCAACCCAATTGCAAAAGGCTTGGCTGTCAGTGTCAACCCGACAGCCAAGCTTTGCGGACAAATCGTGCGAGAAGCAATGAAGAAGGAATATGGTCCATCGTTTGGCAATTAG